A window from Pseudomonas kribbensis encodes these proteins:
- the recC gene encoding exodeoxyribonuclease V subunit gamma — MPDTQSLNAAFMVVQSNSLDELRSLVISIMRRYPLAPLENEIALVQSNGIAQWLKLALAEDPEEDDLGGCGIAAAIDVQLPGSFMWQLYRMVLGRDEIPAKSLLDKAPLTWRLMRLLPQVINLPHFEPLQRFLTHDSDLRKRYQLSERLADLFDQYQVYRADWLEDWAEGRHQLRNVRGEIKPLPITSCWQAELWRALLEDVGKQGMAQSRAGVHQRFIECINNLEKAPTGLPSRVIVFGISSLPAQVLEALAGLARFSQVLLCVHNPCRYHWADIVADKDLLRHQYKRQARKSGMPVVLDPESLHQHAHPLLAAWGKQGRDYINLLDSYDDPGSYRAAFRNGRIDLFSETIPQNMLNQLQDDILELRPLSETRELWPEIDLKQDLSIRFHIAHSAQREVEILHDQLLARFSANPDLRPRDVIVMVPDIDSYAPHVRAVFGQLDRHDPRFIPFTLADQGQRGRDPLLIAVEHLLKLPDSRFPVSEILDLLDVPALRARFGVEERDLPTLHRWIEGAGVRWGMDADQRAGLGLPNELEQNSWRFGLRRMLLGYAVGDSSACAGIEPYDEIGGLDAALIGPLSALLDALEYSHQQLLKPAKPQEWGSRLQVLMQLFFKASNEHDDYLLTQLEELRETWLETCESVGLEDELPLTVVREAWLAGLDQGRLSQRFLAGAVNFCTLMPMRAIPFKLVCLLGMNDGDYPRAQPPLDFDLMGSDYRPGDRSRREDDRYLLLEALLSARHQLYISWVGRSIRDNSERPPSVLIGQLRDHLANGWRTTAENADLLHAMTQEHPLQPFSSRYFHDGDELFSYANEWQVLHQRHEPAEMKGMLEPHIQEEPLGLALLQDFLRNPVRHFFTQRLKVYFEAAQVPQVDEEPFVLDALQRYTLSSSLLDAALRYPESVDQALEAQARRLQNSGLLPMAGFGECLQRELIEPLPDLLQRYQQLLTLWPTPLTSAIPINLEWQGLRLEGWLGGLHQRADGGVLSVTTIPNSIGSVKNRKWHRLIKPWVDHLVACASGLSLTTALVASDDTLLLEPMEQDRSWRILEDLLLAWQAGMRQPLPVAVKTAFAWLGQSDPLKAEAAARKAYEGDGQTSEGERRESPALARQFPDYDALLVEETFPDWCNALYRPVLEAPWQSLASEGGRS, encoded by the coding sequence ATGCCGGACACACAGTCCCTCAACGCTGCATTCATGGTCGTTCAGAGCAATAGCCTGGACGAACTACGCAGCCTTGTGATCAGCATCATGCGGCGTTATCCGCTGGCTCCTCTGGAAAACGAAATTGCGCTCGTACAGAGCAACGGCATCGCCCAATGGCTCAAGCTGGCTTTAGCCGAGGATCCTGAGGAGGATGACCTTGGCGGCTGCGGTATTGCTGCCGCAATTGATGTGCAATTGCCGGGCAGTTTCATGTGGCAGCTTTACCGCATGGTTCTTGGACGAGATGAGATCCCGGCCAAATCCTTGCTCGACAAAGCCCCCCTGACATGGAGACTGATGCGCCTGTTACCGCAGGTCATCAATCTGCCGCATTTCGAACCCCTGCAACGTTTCCTGACCCACGACAGTGATTTGCGCAAGCGCTACCAGTTGTCTGAGCGTCTGGCTGATCTATTCGATCAGTATCAGGTGTACCGTGCCGACTGGCTGGAGGATTGGGCCGAGGGGCGTCATCAGCTACGAAATGTCAGAGGCGAAATAAAACCACTGCCCATCACCAGTTGCTGGCAGGCGGAGTTGTGGCGCGCATTGCTTGAGGATGTCGGTAAACAAGGTATGGCTCAAAGCCGTGCAGGCGTGCACCAGCGATTCATTGAATGCATCAACAACCTTGAAAAAGCACCGACAGGCTTGCCGTCACGGGTAATCGTTTTCGGAATTTCCTCACTGCCTGCGCAAGTACTCGAAGCATTGGCAGGGCTGGCCCGTTTCAGCCAGGTCCTGCTCTGCGTACACAATCCTTGCCGTTATCATTGGGCCGATATCGTTGCCGACAAGGATCTGTTGCGTCATCAATACAAGCGTCAGGCTCGCAAGAGCGGCATGCCCGTAGTGCTGGATCCGGAGTCACTGCATCAACACGCCCATCCGCTGCTTGCTGCCTGGGGCAAGCAAGGTCGTGACTACATCAATCTGCTCGACAGCTATGACGACCCCGGCAGCTATCGCGCGGCATTTCGCAATGGTCGTATCGATCTGTTCAGTGAAACAATTCCGCAAAACATGCTCAATCAACTGCAGGACGACATTCTGGAGTTGCGCCCGCTCAGCGAGACGCGTGAGCTCTGGCCTGAGATAGATCTGAAGCAGGATCTATCGATTCGATTCCACATTGCCCATAGTGCACAACGTGAAGTCGAGATTCTCCACGATCAGCTCCTGGCTCGATTCAGCGCCAATCCCGATCTTCGCCCCCGCGATGTGATTGTGATGGTGCCCGACATCGACAGTTATGCGCCGCATGTCCGTGCGGTGTTCGGGCAACTGGATCGTCATGATCCACGGTTTATTCCTTTCACGCTGGCCGACCAGGGGCAACGCGGTCGCGATCCATTACTGATCGCTGTCGAACATCTGCTTAAACTGCCCGACAGTCGTTTCCCCGTCAGTGAAATTCTCGACTTGCTCGATGTGCCGGCGTTACGCGCACGGTTCGGTGTGGAGGAACGGGATTTGCCGACTCTGCATCGCTGGATCGAAGGCGCCGGTGTGCGTTGGGGGATGGACGCTGACCAGCGCGCCGGACTGGGATTGCCAAATGAACTGGAGCAGAACAGCTGGCGTTTCGGCCTGAGGCGGATGCTCCTCGGATATGCGGTTGGCGATTCCAGTGCCTGTGCAGGTATTGAGCCATACGACGAAATTGGCGGCCTCGATGCCGCGCTGATCGGTCCTCTGTCCGCCTTGCTGGATGCCTTGGAGTACTCGCACCAGCAATTGCTCAAGCCTGCGAAACCTCAAGAGTGGGGGAGTCGGTTACAGGTACTGATGCAGTTGTTTTTCAAAGCGAGCAATGAGCATGACGACTACTTGCTGACTCAACTTGAGGAGCTGCGCGAGACATGGCTGGAGACCTGTGAATCTGTCGGACTGGAAGACGAATTACCGCTGACCGTTGTTCGCGAGGCGTGGCTGGCCGGGCTGGATCAGGGGCGTTTGTCCCAACGCTTCCTGGCCGGCGCGGTGAATTTCTGTACCTTGATGCCGATGCGGGCAATCCCGTTCAAGCTGGTTTGTCTGCTGGGCATGAACGACGGCGATTATCCTCGGGCACAACCACCGCTGGACTTCGACTTGATGGGCAGCGATTACCGGCCGGGAGATCGCTCCCGTCGTGAGGATGATCGCTATCTATTGCTCGAAGCACTGCTGTCTGCTCGCCATCAGCTCTACATCAGTTGGGTTGGGCGCAGCATTCGTGACAACAGTGAACGGCCACCCTCGGTGCTGATCGGTCAGTTGCGCGATCATCTCGCCAATGGTTGGCGAACGACTGCTGAAAACGCGGATCTGTTGCATGCCATGACCCAGGAACACCCGCTGCAGCCTTTCAGTTCACGTTACTTCCATGACGGTGATGAGCTGTTCAGCTATGCCAATGAATGGCAGGTGCTGCATCAACGTCATGAGCCTGCCGAAATGAAAGGAATGCTTGAACCCCATATCCAGGAGGAGCCGCTCGGCCTTGCACTGTTGCAGGATTTCCTGCGCAACCCGGTTCGACACTTTTTCACTCAACGCTTGAAGGTTTACTTCGAAGCGGCACAGGTACCTCAAGTCGATGAAGAGCCCTTTGTGCTGGATGCCTTGCAGCGATACACCCTCAGCAGCAGCTTGCTCGACGCGGCCTTGAGATATCCGGAGAGTGTTGATCAGGCGCTTGAGGCTCAGGCTCGGCGCCTGCAAAACAGCGGGCTGCTGCCCATGGCGGGATTTGGTGAGTGCCTGCAGCGAGAGTTGATCGAACCGCTTCCTGATTTGCTGCAACGCTATCAACAACTGCTGACGCTTTGGCCTACTCCGCTGACCAGTGCGATCCCGATCAATCTTGAATGGCAGGGATTACGTCTGGAAGGATGGCTTGGAGGTTTGCATCAGCGCGCCGATGGCGGTGTGCTGTCGGTGACGACGATTCCCAACAGCATCGGCTCGGTCAAAAACCGTAAATGGCACCGTCTGATCAAACCGTGGGTCGATCATCTGGTCGCTTGTGCGAGTGGGCTTTCCTTGACCACAGCACTGGTCGCCAGCGACGACACTCTCTTGCTTGAACCGATGGAACAGGATCGGTCATGGCGGATACTCGAAGATCTGCTGCTCGCCTGGCAGGCAGGAATGCGCCAGCCACTTCCGGTTGCGGTTAAAACCGCTTTTGCATGGCTGGGCCAGAGCGACCCGCTGAAGGCTGAAGCCGCTGCACGCAAAGCCTATGAAGGTGATGGCCAGACCAGCGAAGGCGAGAGACGCGAAAGCCCCGCATTGGCGCGGCAGTTCCCGGATTACGATGCTTTGCTGGTCGAGGAGACATTCCCCGATTGGTGTAACGCTCTATACCGCCCGGTGCTCGAAGCCCCCTGGCAATCATTGGCCAGCGAGGGGGGACGTTCATGA